A stretch of the Lactuca sativa cultivar Salinas chromosome 9, Lsat_Salinas_v11, whole genome shotgun sequence genome encodes the following:
- the LOC111881264 gene encoding histone deacetylase HDT1, with amino-acid sequence MEAFPDYEVKSGESFHVKVPEDKVVLLTKAYLKEDTERVDKNKTIYLRLRVDGRRLVAGSLHPQRRREQVLRLTIDKDFQISHSLSNGSVHFSAAIADKTCGYRYSKSDTDSTDFDDEEE; translated from the exons ATGGAAGCGTTTCCAG ATTATGAGGTTAAAAGTGGCGAATCGTTTCATGTAAAAGTTCCTGAAGACAAAGTTGTGCTTCTTACAAAG GCTTATCTTAAAGAAGATACGGAGAGAGTagacaaaaacaaaacaattTATTTGCGCCTTAGAGTTGATGGAAGAAGGCTGGTAGCTGGAAGCCTTCACCCTCAAAGGCGGCGTGAACAAGTTTTGAGGTTGACAATTGACAAAGATTTTCAGATCTCACACAGTTTAAGCAATGGCAGTGTCCACTTCTCTGCAGCCATAGCTGATAAAACTTGTGGTTATCG TTATTCTAAAAGTGATACAGATTCTACAGATTTTGATGATGAAGAGGAATAG